Proteins from a single region of Desulfolutivibrio sulfoxidireducens:
- a CDS encoding ABC transporter substrate-binding protein has protein sequence MRKTVLFLALAAMLVLAASPALAGKVDDVKARGTLIAGVKDSQPPFGFVDEKTNQIAGFEIDICKALADRLGVKLETKPVTSSTRIPMLTQGAIDIVAATMTHQKGREDQVDFSITYFMTGQKLLVKKDGGIKGVKDLAGKKVGSVKGSTSEQNVKKAQPECTVISFETYPEAFLALKQGKVEAVTTDESILVGLQNSDDKPGDFAIVGEYISPEPYGLGVAENDSDFRDFVNLALMDMWASGEYQKIYEKWFGKDTKFFIPLEWKMEMWP, from the coding sequence ATGCGCAAAACAGTACTGTTTCTGGCCCTGGCGGCCATGCTGGTCCTGGCCGCGTCCCCGGCCCTGGCCGGAAAGGTCGACGACGTCAAGGCCCGGGGCACGCTCATCGCCGGCGTGAAGGACTCCCAGCCCCCCTTCGGTTTCGTGGATGAAAAAACCAACCAGATCGCGGGCTTCGAGATCGACATCTGCAAGGCCCTGGCCGACAGGCTGGGCGTCAAGCTGGAAACCAAGCCCGTGACCTCCTCCACCCGCATCCCCATGCTCACTCAGGGGGCCATCGACATCGTGGCCGCCACCATGACCCACCAGAAAGGCCGCGAGGACCAGGTCGATTTCTCGATCACCTACTTCATGACCGGCCAGAAGCTTCTGGTCAAAAAGGACGGCGGCATCAAGGGCGTCAAGGACCTGGCCGGCAAGAAGGTCGGTTCGGTCAAGGGCTCCACCTCCGAACAGAACGTCAAAAAGGCCCAGCCCGAATGCACCGTCATCTCGTTTGAGACCTACCCCGAGGCCTTTTTGGCCCTCAAGCAGGGCAAGGTCGAGGCCGTGACCACCGATGAAAGCATCCTGGTGGGCCTGCAGAACAGCGACGACAAGCCCGGGGATTTCGCCATCGTGGGCGAATACATCTCCCCCGAGCCCTACGGCCTGGGCGTCGCCGAAAACGACTCCGACTTCCGCGACTTCGTCAACCTGGCCCTCATGGACATGTGGGCCTCCGGCGAATACCAGAAGATCTACGAGAAGTGGTTCGGCAAGGACACCAAGTTCTTCATTCCCCTGGAATGGAAGATGGAGATGTGGCCGTAA
- a CDS encoding amidohydrolase family protein has protein sequence MPHAPPPLPDGPADAPLTAHVARRALTMVPGARPLDNAAVVVRGREIVAVGPRRALLKGFSGPVLDHGEATLLPGLINAHCHLELSHLRGRIPPGLGFAGWVRKLVSSPMGAFDQDAVTAAVRGMAAAGTVGVADIATRHAGAAARVLAREGLQALVFFEEFGFAPPAGPGPDWPADLDEPAGEGSVTVSVAGHALYSTHPDRLRAAKAWTLRHSRPFSIHLAEHEGEVRLLRDGTGEFAELLRARVLPPDFRPPGCSPVRHADRLGLLDEHTLAVHAVHLDDRDVQTLIGRGTAICLCPRSNAFIGVGRAPWERFLSAGARLCLGTDSLASNQDLDLWNEVRYLLQNSTCFSLPDVLAALTVTPARALGQEKTMGMLAPGMRSGVTLLPGDLVDA, from the coding sequence ATGCCCCACGCGCCGCCCCCCCTGCCGGACGGACCGGCCGACGCGCCACTTACGGCCCACGTTGCCCGCCGGGCCCTGACCATGGTCCCGGGCGCCCGGCCCCTGGACAACGCCGCCGTGGTGGTCCGGGGCCGGGAGATCGTGGCCGTGGGCCCCCGCCGAGCCCTCCTCAAGGGCTTTTCCGGCCCCGTCCTGGACCACGGCGAGGCCACCCTCCTGCCCGGCCTGATCAACGCCCACTGCCATCTCGAACTGTCCCATTTGCGCGGTCGGATTCCCCCCGGCCTGGGATTCGCCGGATGGGTGCGAAAACTCGTCTCGTCGCCCATGGGGGCCTTCGACCAGGATGCCGTCACGGCGGCGGTACGGGGGATGGCCGCGGCGGGCACGGTGGGCGTGGCCGACATCGCCACCCGCCACGCCGGCGCGGCGGCCCGGGTCCTGGCCCGGGAGGGCCTTCAGGCCCTCGTGTTTTTCGAGGAGTTCGGCTTTGCGCCCCCGGCCGGTCCCGGCCCGGACTGGCCAGCCGACCTGGACGAACCTGCCGGGGAGGGGAGCGTCACGGTCTCCGTGGCCGGACACGCCCTGTATTCCACCCATCCGGACCGCCTGCGCGCGGCCAAGGCCTGGACCCTGCGCCACAGCAGGCCCTTTTCCATCCATCTGGCCGAACACGAGGGCGAGGTGCGGCTTCTTCGCGACGGAACCGGGGAATTCGCGGAACTTTTGCGCGCCCGCGTCCTGCCGCCCGATTTCCGTCCGCCCGGCTGTTCCCCGGTGCGCCATGCCGACCGCCTCGGACTCCTGGACGAGCATACCCTGGCCGTGCATGCCGTCCATCTCGACGACCGCGACGTGCAAACCCTGATCGGGCGAGGCACGGCGATCTGTCTGTGTCCACGCAGCAACGCCTTCATCGGCGTGGGCCGGGCTCCGTGGGAAAGATTCCTTTCGGCCGGGGCCCGCCTGTGCCTGGGCACGGACAGTCTGGCTTCGAACCAGGACCTTGACCTGTGGAACGAAGTCCGGTATCTTTTACAAAATAGTACCTGTTTCTCCCTGCCGGACGTTTTGGCCGCCCTGACCGTGACCCCGGCCCGGGCCCTGGGCCAGGAAAAAACCATGGGAATGCTTGCGCCGGGCATGCGTTCCGGGGTGACCCTCCTTCCCGGCGACCTCGTGGACGCGTAA
- the sat gene encoding sulfate adenylyltransferase translates to MSKLVPPHGGKGLVIKLLEGAAKEAELKKAAGLKKIEITAQEKGDLIMIGIGGFSPLDGFMTKADWKSVCEKMTLTDGTFWPVPVMLAVTAEDAAAIKEGQEITLERKGEIFATMKVTEKFELSKDELKKECELVYKGAGDDSADDKFWKIAEAEHPGVKMVMERKAVCLAGPVNVLSEGEYPTKYKGVYLRPAETRKIFDEKGWKNVAALQLRNPMHRSHEFLCKIAVEVCDGVIIHSLIGNLKPGDIPAEVRVECIDTLVKGYFVEKHVVQGGYPLDMRYAGPREALLHATFRQNYGVNKMIIGRDHAGVGDFYGMFEAQEIFDRIPYKEDACPDPGKALLCEPLKIDWTFYCFKCDGMASLRTCPHSKEDRVILSGTKLRKMLSEGGEIPDHFGRDEVLTILRKYYEGLTEKVEIKMQGAASGEALK, encoded by the coding sequence ATGTCCAAGTTGGTTCCGCCGCATGGAGGCAAAGGCCTTGTCATCAAACTGCTCGAAGGCGCCGCCAAGGAAGCCGAATTGAAGAAGGCCGCCGGCCTGAAGAAGATCGAGATCACCGCCCAGGAAAAGGGCGACCTGATCATGATCGGCATCGGCGGGTTCTCCCCGCTGGACGGCTTCATGACCAAGGCCGACTGGAAGAGCGTGTGCGAGAAAATGACCCTGACCGACGGCACCTTCTGGCCGGTCCCGGTCATGCTCGCCGTGACCGCCGAGGATGCCGCGGCCATCAAGGAAGGCCAGGAGATCACCCTGGAGCGCAAGGGTGAAATCTTCGCCACCATGAAGGTCACCGAGAAGTTCGAGCTGTCCAAGGACGAGCTGAAAAAGGAATGTGAGCTGGTCTACAAGGGCGCCGGCGACGATTCCGCCGACGACAAGTTCTGGAAGATCGCCGAGGCGGAGCATCCCGGCGTGAAGATGGTCATGGAGCGCAAGGCCGTGTGCCTGGCCGGCCCGGTCAACGTGCTGTCCGAGGGCGAATACCCGACCAAGTACAAGGGCGTGTACCTGCGTCCGGCCGAGACCCGCAAGATCTTCGACGAGAAGGGCTGGAAGAACGTGGCCGCCCTGCAGTTGCGCAACCCCATGCACCGTTCCCACGAGTTCTTGTGCAAGATCGCCGTGGAAGTCTGCGACGGCGTCATCATCCACTCCCTGATCGGCAACCTCAAGCCGGGCGACATTCCGGCCGAGGTGCGCGTGGAGTGCATCGACACCCTGGTCAAGGGCTACTTCGTGGAAAAGCACGTGGTCCAGGGCGGCTACCCCCTCGACATGCGCTACGCCGGTCCCCGCGAGGCCCTGTTGCACGCCACCTTCCGTCAGAACTACGGCGTCAACAAGATGATCATCGGCCGTGACCACGCCGGCGTGGGCGACTTCTACGGCATGTTCGAGGCCCAGGAAATCTTCGACCGCATCCCGTACAAAGAGGACGCCTGCCCGGATCCCGGCAAGGCCCTGCTGTGCGAGCCGCTGAAGATCGACTGGACCTTCTACTGCTTCAAGTGCGACGGCATGGCCTCCCTGCGCACCTGCCCGCACTCCAAGGAAGATCGCGTCATCCTGTCCGGAACCAAGCTGCGCAAGATGCTCTCAGAGGGCGGCGAGATCCCGGATCACTTCGGCCGCGACGAGGTCCTGACCATCCTGCGCAAGTACTACGAAGGTCTGACCGAGAAGGTCGAGATCAAGATGCAGGGCGCCGCCAGTGGCGAGGCCTTGAAGTAA
- a CDS encoding amino acid ABC transporter ATP-binding protein gives MALIEFHDVHKWYGDFHVLKGISESVDQGEVLVICGPSGSGKSTLIRCVNRLEEYQKGHILIDGKDIHGDDIDVNELRSHIGIVFQQFNLYPHLSVLKNITLAPMKVKKLSRAEAEKNGMALLERVGIHEQASKYPAELSGGQQQRVAIARALAMKPRIMLFDEPTSALDPEMINEVLNVMKDLARDGMTMLCVTHEMGFAREVADRVVFMDFGEILEQAPPQEFFSNPKHERSRLFLKEIL, from the coding sequence ATGGCATTGATCGAATTTCACGACGTGCACAAATGGTACGGCGACTTCCACGTGCTCAAGGGCATCTCCGAGTCCGTGGACCAGGGCGAGGTCCTGGTCATCTGTGGCCCGTCCGGATCCGGGAAATCCACCCTGATCCGGTGTGTGAACCGCCTGGAGGAATACCAGAAGGGCCACATCTTAATCGACGGCAAGGACATCCACGGCGATGACATCGACGTCAACGAACTGCGCTCCCACATCGGCATCGTCTTCCAGCAGTTCAACCTCTACCCCCATCTCTCGGTCTTAAAAAACATCACCCTGGCCCCCATGAAGGTCAAGAAACTCTCCCGGGCCGAGGCCGAAAAAAACGGCATGGCCCTGCTCGAGCGGGTGGGCATCCACGAACAGGCGAGCAAATACCCCGCCGAACTCTCCGGCGGCCAGCAGCAGCGCGTGGCCATCGCCAGGGCCCTGGCCATGAAGCCGCGCATCATGCTCTTCGACGAACCGACCTCGGCGCTGGACCCGGAAATGATCAACGAGGTCTTAAACGTCATGAAGGACCTGGCCCGGGACGGCATGACCATGCTGTGCGTGACCCACGAAATGGGTTTCGCCCGCGAGGTGGCCGACCGGGTGGTGTTCATGGACTTCGGGGAGATACTGGAACAGGCTCCGCCTCAGGAATTTTTCAGCAATCCCAAGCACGAGCGGTCCAGACTGTTTCTCAAGGAAATTTTGTAG